The Verrucomicrobiota bacterium genome window below encodes:
- a CDS encoding ABC transporter ATP-binding protein: MMTSCPQSLLEVENLTLDLAGRRILQDISLTVASGEFLGVIGPNGGGKTSLLRVLLGVVPTSAGRVRWEHAADGGRPHIGYVPQRGGLDRSYPLSTREIVKQGRSGAWPLFGAARRETLTRAEELLDRVGLGEHQDKPFVHLSGGQQRRCLLARALMDSPAVLLLDEPTAGVDTEGQRQFCVILQELSAQGITIVLVSHDIPLITQYAHRIACLGVTLHWHGAADALEQHTVLDAYRCELERYQVGDPRISSSHTHLHGGKPCS, from the coding sequence GTGATGACTTCCTGTCCTCAATCCTTGCTTGAGGTCGAGAATCTTACCCTCGACCTCGCGGGGCGCCGCATTTTGCAGGACATCAGCCTGACGGTCGCGTCGGGCGAGTTCCTCGGCGTTATCGGACCGAATGGTGGCGGCAAGACCTCGCTGCTGCGGGTGCTACTGGGCGTGGTGCCGACCAGTGCGGGACGGGTTCGCTGGGAACATGCCGCCGATGGCGGGAGACCACACATCGGCTATGTGCCGCAGCGCGGGGGCCTGGACCGGAGTTATCCGTTGAGCACGCGGGAGATTGTGAAACAAGGTCGCTCCGGTGCGTGGCCCTTGTTCGGTGCAGCGCGGCGCGAGACCCTGACGCGTGCGGAGGAATTGCTGGACCGGGTCGGGTTGGGCGAGCACCAGGACAAACCGTTCGTTCACCTCTCAGGCGGCCAGCAGCGACGCTGTCTGCTTGCTCGGGCGTTGATGGACTCGCCTGCCGTCCTGTTGCTTGATGAGCCGACGGCGGGGGTCGATACCGAAGGTCAGCGACAGTTCTGCGTCATTCTGCAGGAGCTGTCCGCTCAAGGCATCACCATCGTCCTGGTCAGCCACGACATCCCGCTCATCACCCAATACGCCCATCGCATCGCATGCCTCGGCGTCACGCTGCACTGGCATGGCGCTGCGGATGCGCTGGAGCAGCACACCGTGCTCGACGCCTACCGTTGTGAACTGGAGCGATACCAGGTCGGGGACCCACGTATCAGTTCGTCACACACTCATTTGCACGGAGGGAAGCCCTGTTCATGA
- a CDS encoding metal ABC transporter permease has protein sequence MKLAALDAFLEYGFITRALIAGLLMSLTCGILSPFVVLRRLSFSADGLAHASLGGLALGMFLLANGPAPSLASYAVSFVFTCLVAAAIAYFSGGQRVHSDTAVGACYVAAFALGILLLSLRQRYSGHLEHFFFGSLLAVNPLECWLLAGLALLALTLVLACWRWLGQWTFDEELALASGVPTGVLRYALILLIAATVILSTRVVGVLLVTAMLVLPGAVSTLLGRNMGVITSLSLGVALTSTLTGLGISNSADVPPGPAIVLTAFALFVIAYLVRRHRDRRLSHASLSNT, from the coding sequence ATGAAACTCGCCGCGCTCGATGCCTTCCTGGAGTACGGTTTTATCACTCGCGCTCTCATCGCCGGATTGCTGATGAGCCTTACCTGCGGAATCCTTTCGCCGTTCGTCGTGCTGCGCCGGCTGTCCTTTTCCGCTGACGGTCTTGCTCATGCGAGTTTGGGGGGACTCGCTCTGGGCATGTTCCTGCTGGCAAACGGTCCCGCGCCCTCTCTTGCCAGCTATGCGGTGAGTTTTGTTTTTACATGTTTGGTGGCCGCAGCGATTGCGTATTTCTCGGGCGGCCAGCGCGTGCACTCCGACACGGCAGTGGGTGCGTGCTACGTCGCGGCGTTCGCGCTGGGTATCCTCCTGCTCTCCCTTCGCCAGCGGTATTCGGGGCACCTCGAACACTTCTTCTTCGGAAGTCTGCTTGCGGTGAATCCGCTCGAGTGCTGGCTTCTCGCCGGACTGGCACTTCTGGCTCTCACGCTCGTGCTCGCCTGCTGGCGGTGGCTGGGGCAGTGGACGTTCGATGAGGAACTCGCACTCGCCAGCGGAGTGCCCACGGGAGTGCTGCGCTACGCGCTCATTCTGCTCATCGCCGCTACGGTGATTCTCTCGACGCGGGTCGTCGGCGTCCTCCTGGTCACCGCCATGCTTGTCCTGCCCGGGGCGGTCAGCACCTTGTTGGGCCGGAACATGGGCGTCATCACGTCGCTGTCCCTCGGGGTGGCTCTCACGAGCACATTGACGGGACTAGGGATTTCCAACAGCGCGGACGTTCCGCCCGGCCCTGCGATCGTGCTTACCGCATTCGCCCTCTTTGTCATCGCCTATCTCGTTCGCCGCCACCGGGACCGGCGGCTCTCCCATGCAAGCCTTTCAAACACATGA